A genomic segment from Fodinicola acaciae encodes:
- a CDS encoding FAD-dependent monooxygenase, with translation MTTNVLIAGAGPTGLTLGIELARRGVDVRIVDRAERYFVGSRGDGLQPRTQEVFEDLGVLAEIQASGMDAPLMRMYAGEQVVWEGRMADPVEPRPDVPYPNGWFVPQARTEEILRDRLAELGVRVELRTAVTGFEQDADGVTVRLERDGETEVVRAAYLVGADGGRSTVRKQLGIPFVGETNEEIRMTLADVRATGLDHRYGHGWMLEGEKFFGFTPLATGPDTYVIATTGDVELTLDSLQKQVDAISGRTDIILSDLTWATVWRPNIRMVERFRDGRVFLAGDAAHVHPPTGGQGLNTGVQDAYNLGWKLAAVLGGAPEELLETYQAERLPVAARVLGVSTELLQKYIDGDEDANKRGDNTKGLDISYRTVPGDGLAAGDRAPDGLVGERRLFELFAGPHWTLLRFGAGAPEADGVESYEVDAVDGYDVPAGSAVLVRPDGYVGLVTSSGAELAGYLRRVSPAPKMSYPGRTVDA, from the coding sequence ATGACGACCAACGTGCTGATCGCCGGAGCCGGACCGACCGGCCTGACGTTGGGGATCGAGCTGGCCCGCCGTGGGGTGGACGTGCGGATCGTGGACCGTGCCGAGCGGTACTTCGTCGGCTCGCGCGGCGACGGCCTGCAGCCACGCACGCAGGAGGTCTTCGAAGACCTCGGTGTGCTGGCCGAGATCCAGGCCTCCGGCATGGACGCGCCGCTGATGCGGATGTACGCCGGTGAGCAGGTGGTCTGGGAGGGGCGGATGGCCGACCCGGTCGAGCCGCGACCGGACGTTCCTTACCCGAACGGCTGGTTCGTGCCGCAGGCGCGGACCGAGGAGATCCTCCGCGACCGGCTGGCCGAGCTGGGCGTACGCGTCGAGCTGCGCACCGCGGTGACCGGCTTTGAGCAGGACGCCGACGGCGTGACCGTGCGGCTGGAGCGCGACGGCGAGACCGAGGTCGTACGGGCGGCATATCTGGTCGGCGCGGACGGAGGCAGGAGCACCGTCCGCAAGCAGCTGGGGATCCCGTTCGTCGGCGAGACCAACGAGGAGATCCGGATGACGCTCGCGGACGTACGCGCGACCGGCCTGGACCACCGCTATGGCCACGGTTGGATGCTGGAAGGCGAAAAGTTCTTCGGCTTCACACCGCTCGCGACCGGTCCGGACACGTACGTCATCGCCACCACCGGCGACGTGGAGCTGACCCTGGACAGCCTGCAGAAGCAGGTCGACGCGATCTCCGGCCGCACCGACATCATCCTGTCGGACCTGACCTGGGCCACCGTCTGGCGGCCGAACATCCGGATGGTCGAGCGGTTTCGCGACGGCCGGGTCTTCCTGGCCGGCGACGCCGCGCACGTCCATCCGCCGACCGGCGGCCAGGGCCTGAACACCGGCGTGCAGGACGCGTACAACCTCGGCTGGAAGCTCGCGGCGGTGCTCGGCGGAGCGCCGGAGGAGCTGCTGGAGACCTACCAGGCCGAGCGGCTGCCGGTGGCCGCGCGGGTGCTCGGTGTGTCGACCGAGCTGCTGCAGAAATACATCGACGGCGACGAGGACGCGAACAAGCGCGGCGACAACACCAAGGGCCTGGACATCAGCTATCGGACCGTGCCGGGCGACGGACTGGCCGCCGGCGACCGCGCGCCGGACGGTCTGGTCGGTGAGAGGCGGCTTTTCGAGCTCTTCGCCGGTCCACATTGGACACTCCTGCGGTTCGGTGCCGGTGCGCCGGAGGCGGACGGTGTGGAGTCGTACGAGGTGGACGCGGTCGATGGCTATGACGTGCCGGCCGGCTCGGCGGTTTTGGTGCGGCCGGACGGATACGTCGGCCTGGTCACCTCGTCCGGCGCCGAGCTCGCCGGCTATCTGCGGCGCGTATCGCCGGCGCCGAAAATGTCGTACCCCGGACGTACCGTCGACGCATGA
- a CDS encoding DUF6058 family natural product biosynthesis protein — translation MTLSADRIDLRMTISRRYRVVNGDHPMSPADDAYVDRQYAPLEDVAAAHGVDPDEVREHVIAGRLPLPSYLRSDGTEMYHSDLFGIVERAGGVEFLREWFVRQFRDPVVGREEWRSYLSGQYVCLRSVTPRTIQRKEELVTAIQLAVAEPRPRSSAWLDQLHDWVDELDALSPAYTGYDVLRFGGPTGRQTNIDAVRHRFPRR, via the coding sequence ATGACGCTGAGCGCTGACCGCATCGACCTCCGGATGACCATCAGCAGGCGCTATCGGGTGGTGAACGGCGACCATCCGATGTCGCCGGCCGACGACGCCTACGTGGACCGGCAGTATGCGCCGCTGGAGGACGTGGCCGCGGCGCACGGCGTCGATCCGGACGAGGTGCGCGAGCACGTCATCGCCGGCCGGCTGCCGCTGCCGAGCTATCTGCGCTCCGACGGCACCGAGATGTATCACAGCGATCTGTTCGGCATCGTCGAGCGCGCCGGTGGAGTGGAGTTCCTGCGGGAGTGGTTCGTCCGGCAGTTCCGCGACCCGGTGGTCGGGCGCGAGGAGTGGCGGAGCTATCTGAGCGGTCAGTACGTGTGCCTGCGGTCGGTCACACCGCGGACGATCCAGCGCAAGGAGGAGCTGGTCACCGCGATCCAGCTGGCCGTCGCCGAGCCGCGGCCGCGGTCGTCGGCCTGGCTCGACCAGCTGCACGACTGGGTCGACGAGCTGGACGCGCTGTCGCCGGCGTACACCGGCTATGACGTGCTCCGGTTCGGCGGTCCGACCGGCCGGCAGACCAACATCGACGCGGTCCGCCATCGATTTCCGCGCCGATAA
- a CDS encoding class I SAM-dependent methyltransferase, translating to MTWTNSDAVDRWSAMPRSLLAEMDADGDFCRRHLLNPVVLRMLGDVAGRRVLDAGCGNGYLSRTLARLGATVVGVDPAEAMIGYSRERESRLRQGITYVQADLSDPPDLGEPFDAVVSNVVLCAVPDWKAALRTCVSSLRPDGVFVFSLVHPCFEGLLPAWRSYGHYRVDRYLEEYVIPSAYAPDFHRPLSAYLTEVARAGAHLTEVAEPGLDPAAATSDDLQAYVRLPNFVVISATRAAEVRL from the coding sequence ATGACATGGACGAATTCCGACGCCGTCGACAGGTGGTCGGCGATGCCGAGGTCGTTGCTCGCCGAGATGGACGCCGACGGCGATTTCTGCCGGCGCCACCTGCTCAATCCGGTCGTGTTGCGGATGCTCGGCGATGTCGCCGGCCGGCGCGTGCTGGATGCCGGCTGTGGCAACGGATATCTGAGCCGGACGCTGGCGCGGCTCGGCGCGACGGTGGTCGGCGTCGATCCGGCCGAGGCGATGATCGGCTATTCCCGCGAGCGCGAGTCACGGCTGCGCCAGGGGATAACGTACGTCCAGGCCGACCTGTCCGACCCGCCGGATCTCGGCGAGCCGTTCGACGCCGTCGTGTCCAACGTCGTTCTGTGTGCCGTTCCTGACTGGAAGGCGGCGCTGCGTACGTGCGTGTCATCGCTGCGGCCTGACGGCGTGTTCGTCTTTTCCTTGGTGCATCCGTGTTTCGAAGGCCTGCTGCCGGCGTGGCGGTCGTACGGTCACTACCGCGTCGATCGTTACCTTGAGGAATACGTGATCCCGTCGGCGTACGCGCCGGACTTCCACCGGCCGCTGTCGGCGTATCTGACCGAGGTGGCGCGGGCCGGCGCGCACCTCACCGAGGTCGCCGAGCCCGGCCTCGACCCGGCCGCCGCCACCTCCGACGACCTCCAAGCGTACGTCCGCCTGCCCAACTTCGTCGTCATCTCGGCCACCCGCGCCGCGGAGGTCCGATTGTGA
- a CDS encoding deazaflavin-dependent nitroreductase translates to MDNGLPGYLPAANRVVKFLNRLGLSLGTIEVLAVPGRRSGKMRATPVSPLTVAGHRYVIAGLISGDWAKNARAAGWGTLSRGRRTTRVTLTEVPDHDEQVRVLRAFPAKVPNGVAFFRNAGLVTGPSPDEFEQAAGKCAVFRIT, encoded by the coding sequence ATGGACAACGGTCTGCCGGGTTATCTGCCGGCCGCCAACCGTGTGGTCAAGTTTCTCAACCGGCTCGGCCTGTCACTGGGGACCATCGAGGTGCTCGCGGTGCCGGGGCGGCGCAGTGGCAAGATGCGCGCGACACCGGTCTCGCCGCTGACGGTGGCCGGCCACCGTTACGTCATCGCCGGCCTGATTTCCGGTGACTGGGCCAAAAACGCGCGAGCCGCCGGCTGGGGGACGTTGTCGCGCGGCCGGCGTACGACCCGGGTGACGCTCACCGAGGTGCCCGACCACGACGAGCAGGTGCGGGTCCTGCGCGCGTTTCCGGCGAAGGTGCCAAACGGAGTCGCGTTTTTCAGGAACGCCGGCCTGGTCACCGGACCGTCGCCGGACGAGTTCGAACAGGCCGCCGGCAAATGCGCCGTCTTCCGCATCACCTGA
- a CDS encoding MarR family winged helix-turn-helix transcriptional regulator produces the protein MSKQVRAELITEIQHAVAHFQHLNDLFDAAAAELFGVNRTDLLLIGLLGVHGPQTAGELAAGASLSPAATTTAIDRIVRAGHAVRRRGEHDKRQTVVVLTPGAEKLTRRIYSTIADEGREQLEEYSDRDLRVIHGFLLRGHEVLERNEKRLRAKRGGDLGA, from the coding sequence GTGTCGAAACAAGTGCGCGCCGAGCTGATCACCGAGATCCAGCACGCGGTCGCCCATTTCCAGCACCTCAACGACCTGTTCGACGCGGCGGCGGCCGAGCTGTTCGGGGTCAACCGCACGGATCTGCTGCTGATCGGCCTGCTCGGCGTGCACGGACCGCAGACCGCCGGCGAGCTGGCGGCCGGCGCGTCGCTCAGTCCGGCGGCCACCACCACGGCGATCGACCGGATCGTCCGGGCCGGTCACGCCGTACGCCGGCGCGGCGAGCACGACAAGCGCCAGACCGTCGTCGTTCTCACGCCAGGAGCGGAAAAACTGACGAGGCGGATCTATTCCACCATCGCCGACGAGGGCCGCGAGCAGCTGGAGGAATACTCCGACCGCGACCTACGCGTCATCCACGGCTTCCTGCTGCGCGGCCACGAGGTGTTGGAACGCAACGAAAAACGGCTACGAGCCAAGCGCGGCGGCGACCTCGGTGCGTGA
- a CDS encoding helix-turn-helix transcriptional regulator: protein MRAKRSASPMMVGRDRELRQLTRLAASARPEVALVAGEPGIGKTRLIEEFLAKVDDSYVVLVGRAEPDSLARPYELLLDALNLPDGDADLQALTDPARSPVERLHTGLDLVDHVVGDRPVAIVFDDLHWADSESAALFERLADRAGPQVLVGTYRPDEVTSRHPVAALLARLERRHEVTHLRLGRLTEADTAAMLAAATGMPVQYRTVASLYHRTGGNPFFIEELLRAQAINDLDLAHEQPLPWSVAEVLRQQVADLDPDDMEIIEAAAVLGHRVPFDLLAAVTGASERKLIDVLRELVRRGLLIESSEDEFTFRHALVREALTSQMLGRQRRRLHEAALDALLADSAKGSADPALIAHHAQAAGRYDDMIAAARKGTALYLAIGSAYQALQLAEMALDEVGNDTELLAGAARAAWLAGLYDDAIGYADRWRQHAANPSERAEALTLLMRLSWESAPNYDTMEVHTSEIESLVDELPGPDRAQALAALAQSAYLRDLNETTIEWADQAIALADQLDLPHVRVAAMVEKGSALCERPATALEGREVLSMAIDEAERHRDWVLAARGLNILSQLPLSSVNEQAELLERMRVDAERAGYDRLAVASYYMGLARLAFRNGDLDEAIDALLEGRARSRVYLRRGRRADFYLVFLAGLSLEASELQRVAEYVAELRALGAPMMGAAKSGLLFNLACRRGEVAEAERLLDDVLADLKEQPWRSDGQAHDLVSAALHGGLPMERVRLLVDEAITPEVWDSWRTLVEAQVAEVAGTTGAALEGYEAVTDSPVLPVAVRGTAHVGAARCLHTLGRTAEAAPHVRAAAELLASWRGWRVEQLEQVRTQLGLAPAGERPVTGAEALTPREREVALLIAAGLTNSELARKLYISPKTAAVHVSNILHKLEVTSRTEVAAALGS from the coding sequence GTGCGGGCCAAACGTAGTGCCAGTCCGATGATGGTCGGCCGCGACCGCGAGCTGCGTCAGCTGACGCGGCTCGCGGCCTCGGCGCGTCCGGAGGTCGCGCTGGTCGCCGGTGAGCCGGGGATCGGCAAGACCCGGTTGATCGAGGAGTTCCTGGCCAAGGTCGACGACTCGTACGTGGTGCTGGTCGGCCGCGCCGAGCCGGACTCGCTGGCGCGGCCGTACGAGCTGCTGCTCGACGCGCTCAACCTGCCGGACGGCGACGCCGACCTGCAGGCACTGACCGACCCCGCGCGCAGTCCGGTCGAGCGGCTGCACACCGGGCTCGACCTGGTCGACCACGTCGTCGGCGACCGGCCGGTCGCGATCGTCTTCGACGACCTGCACTGGGCCGACTCGGAGAGCGCCGCGCTGTTCGAGCGGCTGGCCGACCGCGCCGGTCCGCAGGTGCTGGTCGGCACCTACCGCCCGGACGAGGTGACCAGCCGGCATCCGGTCGCCGCGCTGCTGGCCCGGCTGGAGCGCCGGCACGAGGTGACCCACCTGCGGCTCGGCCGGCTGACCGAGGCCGACACCGCCGCGATGCTGGCCGCCGCCACCGGCATGCCGGTGCAATACCGCACGGTCGCGAGCCTCTATCACCGCACCGGCGGAAACCCTTTCTTCATCGAGGAGCTGCTGCGCGCGCAGGCGATCAACGACCTGGACCTCGCGCACGAGCAGCCGCTGCCGTGGAGCGTCGCCGAGGTGCTCCGACAGCAGGTCGCCGACCTCGACCCGGACGACATGGAGATCATCGAGGCGGCCGCCGTGCTCGGCCACCGCGTGCCGTTCGATCTGCTCGCCGCGGTGACCGGCGCGAGCGAGCGCAAGCTCATCGACGTGCTCCGCGAGCTGGTCCGCCGCGGCCTGCTGATCGAGTCCAGCGAGGACGAGTTCACCTTCCGGCACGCGCTGGTACGCGAGGCGCTGACCTCGCAGATGCTCGGCCGCCAGCGCCGCCGCCTGCACGAGGCCGCCCTGGACGCGCTGCTGGCCGACTCGGCCAAGGGATCCGCCGACCCGGCGCTGATCGCGCACCACGCTCAGGCAGCCGGCCGATACGACGACATGATCGCCGCCGCACGTAAAGGCACCGCCCTCTATCTCGCGATTGGTTCGGCGTACCAGGCGCTGCAGCTCGCCGAAATGGCTTTGGACGAGGTCGGCAACGACACCGAGCTGCTGGCCGGCGCCGCGCGCGCGGCGTGGCTGGCCGGCCTGTACGACGACGCGATCGGATACGCCGACCGCTGGCGGCAGCACGCGGCCAACCCCTCCGAGCGCGCCGAGGCGTTGACGCTGCTGATGCGGCTGTCGTGGGAATCGGCGCCGAATTACGACACGATGGAGGTCCACACCAGCGAGATCGAGTCGCTGGTCGACGAGCTTCCTGGTCCCGACCGCGCACAGGCGCTGGCCGCGTTGGCCCAGTCGGCGTATCTGCGCGATCTCAACGAGACGACCATCGAGTGGGCCGACCAGGCGATCGCGCTGGCCGACCAGCTCGACCTGCCGCACGTACGCGTCGCCGCGATGGTGGAGAAGGGCTCGGCGCTGTGCGAGCGGCCGGCCACCGCGCTGGAGGGCCGCGAGGTGCTCAGCATGGCCATCGACGAGGCCGAGCGGCACCGCGACTGGGTGCTCGCCGCGCGCGGCCTCAACATCCTGTCGCAGCTGCCGCTGTCGTCCGTCAACGAGCAGGCTGAGCTGCTCGAACGTATGCGTGTCGATGCCGAGCGCGCCGGCTATGACCGGCTGGCGGTCGCGTCCTACTACATGGGGCTGGCGCGGTTGGCGTTTCGCAACGGCGACCTGGACGAGGCCATCGACGCGCTGCTGGAAGGCCGCGCGCGCAGCCGGGTCTATCTGCGGCGCGGCCGTCGCGCTGACTTCTATCTGGTCTTCCTGGCCGGTCTCAGCCTGGAGGCGAGCGAGCTGCAGCGGGTCGCCGAGTACGTCGCCGAGTTGCGCGCACTCGGCGCGCCGATGATGGGGGCCGCGAAGTCCGGCCTGCTGTTCAACCTGGCCTGCCGGCGAGGCGAGGTCGCCGAGGCCGAGCGGCTGCTCGACGACGTACTCGCCGATCTCAAGGAGCAGCCGTGGCGCTCCGACGGCCAGGCACACGACCTGGTGTCGGCGGCGCTGCATGGCGGCCTACCGATGGAGCGGGTGCGGCTGCTCGTCGACGAGGCGATCACGCCGGAAGTGTGGGACAGCTGGCGGACGCTGGTCGAGGCGCAGGTCGCCGAGGTGGCCGGGACGACCGGCGCGGCGTTGGAAGGCTATGAGGCGGTGACCGACTCGCCCGTCCTGCCGGTGGCCGTACGCGGCACGGCGCACGTCGGCGCCGCGCGTTGCCTGCACACGCTCGGCCGCACGGCGGAGGCGGCGCCGCACGTGCGCGCGGCGGCCGAGCTGCTGGCGAGCTGGCGCGGCTGGCGGGTCGAGCAGCTGGAGCAGGTGCGTACGCAGCTGGGCCTGGCACCAGCCGGCGAGCGGCCGGTCACCGGCGCCGAGGCGCTGACACCGCGAGAGCGCGAGGTCGCGCTGCTGATCGCGGCCGGCCTGACCAACAGCGAGCTGGCCCGAAAGCTTTACATCTCACCGAAAACCGCCGCCGTGCACGTGTCCAACATCCTGCACAAGCTGGAGGTCACCTCACGCACCGAGGTCGCCGCCGCGCTTGGCTCGTAG
- a CDS encoding ROK family transcriptional regulator, which produces MTSLSGPPGVSDVLALFRTTKSLTRADVMRLTGLSRSTVNQRLDALLNARMVVPYGEDAPTRGRPAGQFAFNSGRGVLLVADVGATGLRAALCDLTGTVCAEREVTVDVATGPEPVLATINGLFGQLLDGRPRADVLGVGIDVPGPVDFASGRVVSPPIMNGWDRFDIPGWFAEHYDAPVLVDKDANAMALGEQRSRHPDVSHLLMVKVGTGVGSGLIAGGRVHRGADGAAGDIGHIQLTVPEVEDEPLCRCGNTGCVEAYAGGWALVRDLTAAGKDVRTVNDVVALIRGGDLTAARLLRRAGRILGGAIADAVNLFNPRVISIGGQLAHTDEQLFAGIREVVYRRSLPLATRNLLIVRSELDPRAGLVGLSLLLAEEIFSPARLDRLLATEV; this is translated from the coding sequence ATGACGAGTCTGTCGGGGCCTCCGGGGGTCAGCGATGTGCTCGCACTGTTTCGTACGACCAAGAGCCTGACCCGTGCGGATGTTATGCGTTTGACGGGTTTGTCGCGATCCACCGTCAACCAGCGGCTCGACGCGCTCCTCAACGCACGGATGGTCGTGCCCTACGGCGAGGACGCGCCGACCCGCGGCCGGCCGGCCGGACAGTTCGCGTTCAACAGCGGCCGGGGCGTGCTGCTGGTCGCCGATGTCGGCGCCACCGGCCTGCGCGCCGCGCTTTGCGACCTCACCGGCACGGTGTGTGCGGAGCGCGAGGTCACCGTCGACGTGGCGACCGGACCCGAGCCGGTGCTGGCGACGATCAACGGACTGTTCGGCCAGCTGCTCGACGGTCGGCCGCGCGCAGACGTGCTCGGTGTCGGCATCGACGTGCCGGGGCCGGTCGACTTCGCCAGCGGCCGGGTCGTCAGTCCGCCGATCATGAACGGCTGGGACCGGTTCGACATCCCCGGCTGGTTCGCCGAACACTACGACGCGCCGGTGCTGGTCGACAAGGACGCCAACGCGATGGCGCTCGGCGAGCAGCGGTCGCGGCATCCGGACGTGTCGCACCTGCTGATGGTCAAGGTCGGTACGGGCGTCGGCAGCGGCCTGATCGCCGGCGGTCGCGTCCACCGTGGCGCCGACGGCGCGGCCGGCGACATCGGCCACATCCAGCTCACCGTGCCGGAGGTCGAGGACGAGCCGCTGTGCCGCTGCGGCAACACCGGCTGTGTCGAGGCGTACGCCGGCGGCTGGGCCCTGGTGCGCGACCTGACCGCGGCCGGCAAGGACGTACGGACCGTCAACGACGTCGTCGCGCTCATCCGCGGCGGCGACCTGACCGCGGCTCGCCTGTTGCGCCGCGCCGGCCGCATCCTCGGCGGCGCGATCGCCGACGCGGTCAACCTCTTCAACCCGCGGGTGATCAGCATCGGCGGCCAGCTGGCGCACACCGACGAGCAGCTGTTCGCCGGCATCCGCGAGGTCGTCTATCGCCGCTCGCTGCCGCTGGCGACCCGCAACCTGCTGATCGTGCGCAGCGAGCTGGATCCGCGCGCCGGACTGGTCGGCCTGTCGCTGTTGCTGGCCGAGGAGATCTTCTCGCCGGCGCGGCTCGACCGGCTGCTGGCGACCGAGGTTTAG
- a CDS encoding substrate-binding domain-containing protein: MRVVRPGIVLLAGVLALSACSSGGASTSGPAKIAAVIKGLDNPFFQTMESGIKSQAGAKASVTVQAADSITDTTGQADKLGSLANQDFSCYIVNPISGTNLVQGIAQLAAKDRTIVNIDSPVDAAAAQAAGAKIATYVGTDNTAAGRLAGQQMATLLPQGGEVAAVGGVPGDVTSAARITGFGQGIGAKLTIVQTVAANWDRQEALTQATNVLRARPQLRGFFVANDDMALGVSRAVATAGKAGQVKVISVDGIKDALQAVQSGTLDATVAQYPYVIGAMGVEACRAAAAGKTLPSKVDAPVELVTKATAAKALAATPKPFGTYKDPFAAQAG, encoded by the coding sequence ATGAGGGTCGTACGACCGGGGATCGTCCTGCTGGCCGGCGTACTCGCGCTGAGTGCCTGCTCGTCAGGCGGTGCCAGCACGAGCGGTCCGGCGAAGATCGCGGCGGTCATCAAGGGCCTGGACAACCCGTTCTTCCAGACCATGGAGAGCGGCATCAAGAGCCAGGCCGGCGCCAAGGCGTCGGTGACCGTGCAGGCCGCCGACTCGATCACCGACACCACCGGCCAGGCCGACAAGCTCGGCAGCCTGGCCAACCAGGACTTCTCCTGCTACATCGTCAACCCGATCAGCGGGACCAACCTGGTGCAGGGGATCGCGCAGCTGGCCGCCAAGGACAGGACGATCGTCAACATCGACTCGCCGGTCGACGCGGCCGCCGCGCAGGCCGCCGGCGCGAAGATCGCCACCTACGTCGGCACCGACAACACCGCGGCCGGCCGGCTGGCCGGCCAGCAGATGGCCACGCTGCTGCCGCAGGGCGGCGAGGTCGCGGCGGTCGGCGGCGTCCCCGGCGACGTGACCAGCGCGGCGCGGATCACCGGCTTTGGCCAGGGGATCGGCGCGAAGCTGACGATCGTGCAGACGGTGGCGGCCAACTGGGACCGCCAGGAAGCGCTGACGCAGGCGACGAACGTGTTGCGGGCCCGCCCGCAGTTGAGGGGTTTCTTCGTCGCCAACGACGACATGGCGCTCGGCGTCTCGCGCGCTGTCGCGACCGCCGGAAAAGCCGGACAGGTCAAGGTGATCAGCGTCGATGGCATCAAGGATGCCTTGCAGGCCGTACAAAGCGGGACGCTGGACGCGACCGTCGCGCAATATCCGTACGTCATCGGCGCGATGGGGGTCGAGGCGTGCCGTGCGGCCGCCGCCGGCAAGACCTTGCCGTCCAAAGTGGACGCTCCGGTCGAGCTGGTGACCAAGGCGACCGCGGCCAAGGCGCTGGCGGCCACGCCGAAGCCCTTCGGCACGTACAAAGACCCGTTCGCCGCGCAGGCCGGCTGA
- a CDS encoding ABC transporter permease produces the protein MSATAAARRPAWTELGFWADWAAVVGLVVLVVVFQLLNSTFLSLGNVEAMLVASAILIILSVGQSFVIATGGIDLSVASTMTFGAIMFGLAFSHGWGLPLSCVVAVVAGLFFGAANGILVSRGRITDFIVTLGSLSAASGAALILSGGKPVTIVNATLLRLSSNGIWVFGWSFIIAAVVAVIAHVALFHTKFGTHVLATGGSAEAASAMGVRTRRIKLAVYLISGLLAGLAAILLVARVGAAEPAANTSFLLNSVAAVVLGGVSLTGGRGSIVGPVVGALLLTALNNGLTLLGVSQFWQPLSVGVVVVAAAFLARFQR, from the coding sequence ATGTCGGCAACCGCGGCGGCGCGCCGGCCGGCCTGGACCGAGCTCGGCTTCTGGGCCGACTGGGCCGCGGTCGTCGGCCTGGTCGTGCTGGTCGTCGTCTTCCAGCTGCTCAACTCGACTTTCCTGTCGCTCGGCAACGTCGAGGCGATGCTGGTCGCGTCCGCGATCCTCATCATCCTGTCGGTCGGACAGTCGTTCGTGATCGCCACCGGCGGCATCGACCTGTCGGTCGCCTCGACCATGACCTTTGGCGCGATCATGTTCGGCCTGGCCTTCAGCCACGGCTGGGGCCTGCCGCTGTCGTGTGTGGTCGCGGTCGTCGCCGGCCTGTTTTTCGGCGCGGCCAACGGGATCCTGGTCTCGCGCGGCCGGATCACCGACTTCATCGTGACGCTCGGCTCGCTGTCGGCGGCCTCCGGCGCGGCGCTGATCCTGTCCGGTGGCAAGCCGGTCACCATCGTCAACGCGACGCTGCTTCGGTTGTCCAGCAACGGGATCTGGGTCTTCGGTTGGTCGTTCATCATCGCCGCGGTGGTCGCCGTCATCGCACATGTGGCTCTGTTCCACACAAAGTTCGGCACGCACGTGCTCGCCACCGGTGGCTCGGCCGAGGCGGCCTCGGCGATGGGGGTGCGGACGAGGCGGATCAAGCTCGCCGTCTATCTGATCTCCGGACTGCTCGCCGGCCTGGCCGCGATCCTGCTGGTGGCGCGGGTCGGCGCGGCCGAGCCGGCGGCCAACACCAGCTTCCTGCTCAACTCGGTGGCCGCGGTGGTGCTCGGCGGCGTCAGCCTCACCGGTGGTCGCGGCAGCATCGTCGGACCGGTCGTCGGCGCACTATTGTTGACGGCACTGAACAACGGCCTGACCTTGCTCGGTGTTTCCCAGTTCTGGCAGCCATTGTCGGTCGGGGTGGTCGTGGTGGCCGCCGCGTTCCTGGCGAGGTTCCAGCGATGA
- a CDS encoding ATP-binding cassette domain-containing protein produces MTTLLETHGLSLAFGNVQALRDVSVSVRQGEITALVGDNGAGKSTLVRCICGVHRADSGSITFDGRQVEFHSPEQARDAGIETVHQNLALVEDLTVWQNLFLGRELTAGGFLNRRTMRRRATEMVSALSINVPAVNARVRRLSGGQRQAVAICRAASFSSKLVIMDEPTAALGVQETAKVEELIAQLRDDGHAVLLISHNFDQVMRLSQQVWVMRAGRCVGGRRTEKTTGEEIVAMITGAA; encoded by the coding sequence ATGACCACGCTGCTGGAGACGCACGGCCTTTCGCTGGCTTTTGGCAACGTACAAGCGCTTCGGGACGTGTCGGTGAGCGTACGGCAGGGTGAGATCACCGCGCTGGTCGGCGACAACGGCGCCGGCAAGTCGACGCTCGTACGGTGCATTTGCGGCGTACACCGAGCCGACAGCGGCTCGATCACCTTCGACGGCCGGCAGGTGGAGTTTCACTCGCCGGAGCAGGCACGCGACGCCGGCATCGAGACGGTGCACCAGAATCTCGCGCTGGTCGAGGACCTGACCGTCTGGCAAAACCTGTTTCTGGGGCGTGAGCTGACCGCTGGTGGTTTTCTCAACCGCCGTACGATGCGCCGGCGTGCCACCGAAATGGTGTCGGCGCTGTCGATCAACGTGCCGGCGGTCAACGCGCGCGTACGGCGGCTGTCCGGCGGCCAGCGGCAGGCCGTGGCGATCTGCCGTGCCGCGAGCTTTTCCTCGAAGCTGGTCATCATGGACGAGCCGACCGCCGCTCTGGGCGTACAGGAGACGGCGAAAGTCGAGGAACTGATCGCACAGTTGCGCGACGACGGCCACGCCGTCCTGCTGATCAGCCACAATTTCGACCAGGTGATGCGACTTTCGCAGCAGGTGTGGGTGATGCGCGCCGGCCGCTGTGTGGGCGGCCGGCGCACCGAGAAGACCACCGGCGAGGAGATCGTCGCCATGATCACCGGCGCAGCCTGA